In a single window of the Megalobrama amblycephala isolate DHTTF-2021 linkage group LG3, ASM1881202v1, whole genome shotgun sequence genome:
- the LOC125265641 gene encoding histone H1-like, which translates to MAEETAPAAAATKAAKKKSAVKRKRTGPNVRELIVKIVYASKERSGVSLAALKKALAAGGYDVEKNNSRVKISLKSLVTNGILIQPKGTGASGSFKLNKKQAETKTKPAKKAASKAKKPASKKPAAAKKPKTAATKKPKTAAAKKSAAKKSPKKVKKLAAKKATKSPKKAKKLTTPKKAAKNPKKAKAAKPKTAKPKAAKPKKTAAKKK; encoded by the coding sequence ATGGCAGAAGAAACCGCTCCAGCAGCTGCCGCGACCAAAGCGGCCAAGAAGAAATCAGCAGTTAAACGCAAGAGAACCGGCCCAAACGTCCGCGAGCTCATTGTCAAGATTGTGTACGCATCTAAGGAGAGGAGCGGTGTGTCCCTCGCTGCCCTGAAGAAAGCGCTCGCTGCCGGTGGCTACGATGTGGAGAAGAACAACTCCCGCGTCAAGATTTCCCTTAAGAGTCTTGTGACTAATGGCATTCTGATCCAGCCCAAAGGGACCGGCGCCTCTGGCTCCTTCAAGCTCAACAAGAAGCAGGCCGAGACCAAGACAAAACCTGCTAAGAAAGCTGCTTCTAAAGCCAAGAAACCCGCATCCAAGAAACCTGCTGCCGCTAAGAAGCCCAAAACTGCAGCAACAAAGAAACCCAAAACTGCAGCAGCAAAGAAATCCGCCGCTAAGAAATCGCCGAAGAAGGTGAAGAAACTAGCCGCTAAAAAGGCAACAAAGAGCCCCAAGAAGGCAAAGAAACTAACGACTCCTAAAAAAGCAGCCAAGAACCCTAAAAAGGCGAAGGCAGCCAAACCCAAAACGGCGAAACCTAAAGCAGCCAAGCCTAAAAAGACAGCagcaaaaaagaaataa
- the LOC125265646 gene encoding histone H2A-like: MSGRGKTGGKARAKAKTRSSRAGLQFPVGRVHRLLRKGNYAQRVGAGAPVYLAAVLEYLTAEILELAGNAARDNKKTRIIPRHLQLAVRNDEELNKLLGGVTIAQGGVLPNIQAVLLPKKTEKTAKTK; the protein is encoded by the coding sequence ATGAGTGGAAGAGGCAAAACCGGTGGAAAGGCTCGCGCCAAGGCAAAGACTCGCTCTTCCAGGGCGGGCCTGCAGTTCCCCGTCGGCCGTGTTCACAGACTTCTCCGTAAAGGCAACTATGCTCAGCGTGTTGGTGCCGGTGCTCCGGTTTATTTGGCCGCTGTGCTCGAGTATCTCACTGCTGAGATCCTGGAGTTGGCTGGAAACGCCGCTCGCGACAACAAGAAGACCCGTATCATTCCTCGTCATCTGCAGCTGGCGGTACGCAATGACGAGGAGTTGAACAAGCTTCTGGGTGGTGTGACCATCGCTCAGGGTGGTGTGCTGCCCAACATTCAGGCCGTACTGCTGCCTAAGAAAACTGAGAAGACAGCGAAGACCAAGTAA